The proteins below are encoded in one region of Sander vitreus isolate 19-12246 chromosome 24, sanVit1, whole genome shotgun sequence:
- the LOC144513080 gene encoding FERM and PDZ domain-containing protein 4-like, whose protein sequence is MDLGDGLQEEKVDTSPSASFDSSWTSFDHSTELTSVSSDQVLTPLAAPSGCNPLEDLHLKKSSSVKFFSEARTREAAWRETSFLGNEDHKNKMSGWPPPCPGSWGELQGPPYSWDSMNCTREGRDFLTNHVSQSSSLEEVHLDGVPPAPRLVEMRRDPVLGFGFVAGSEKPVVVRSVTPGGPSEGRLLPGDEIIMINDEPVSSAPRERVIDLVRSCKESIMLTVVQPFPSPKSAFISAAKKAMLKSNPVKVRFAEEVIINGQVPNPVKDNSLLFMPNVLKVYLENGQTKSFRFDSSTSIKDVILTLQEKLSIKCIEHFSLVLEHRTEGSGSKLLLLHEREMLTQVTQRPGCDKMKCFFRISFVPRDPVELLRRDAVAFEYLYVQSCNDVVLERFGPELKYDAALRLAALQMYILTMTTRQSQKVSLKYIQKEWGLPLFLPPVVLSSMKEKNIKKALTHILKTNQNLVPPGKKLTALQAKVHYLRYLSELRLYGGREFKSILLQGEKQTEVTLLVGPRYGISHIINTRTNLVALLADFSHVNRIEILTEDETNVRLELHVLDVRPITLIMDSSDAMNLACLTAGYYRLLVDSRRSIFSMPHCNSTGGEDNSQDRVLEWPYSTSLGDNEEPLPSQGEVYNRDSEYSDNGRRENSISPYSQETQNPDRDLGTRRSPLPPPLPPSTRHKPQDSPRSAKVSFIFGGDPPLNQPKNIGYERLLESPEVPEHRPPYLHNNTDCRPQDRVPFQFSGLTHVYSNIITEEGGEEPLLRDLFYRDTTDDAEDDDDASCEEDSTGGTPVGDDRGGGDENGGNQGGGLATAAGKASFLVLSASTDDIIDLTSLPPPEGDQSVDEDDDDTLLQTLNLAIAAPPPGFRDSSDEDAAPEGRPLSTRDNDDIPVSLIDAVPTRGEGEGSRGGERRLDNAVMNTLQALEALSVSEQRPPPPPPPNRNNPGVYTSRGPSQESSSDSGNETNSSEMTEISELAATHRLNESHMRLLVATREGYQPLLEEKTEFPISPSTAGTIQKKARSPTRHLQPPAVPPRRSPLLDTASSGPDSLVVRSQTNLSCTLQRPSSTTPGGKHHKKSADSSGKYNTFSTREGHQGESGGSHCHLEMDQRTSFCERGESQTRQSSFLAENPVAEGVAMNNLPNDHHRTPRPPSTTSDRLLDVANMGDCGADNGTAAVEQDEHLVVASLLSPTKKSRSEGTDQGSDIQNDHPPISRQQSVARLCEYHLAKRISNLQGEAHSSLQGSLCSSLDAGGSTNSSACATPTDSPLGPGAVESKRHRLQRHPLSSSSSSLLRVLNYEDNKPGLPRGVPSQSTQGKDLHPHADPALLRKMLPNIYPPAAGAEPGRPSSATASKHKETTGTGSKRPHNDLHAKQQACFKGLNQKEGSEAYRQLINYLTVSQMHQGGKLHSAGMGGAVKKDTRRFITSNPQLVEMVKNRGNTIARCPCMPSSISSPFLSPNVVTPNATTVQLANKNPQSYHSATLPAKLKRSSDMHAQRLNDMNESLDFRQATAERRSSFSGLESELERSGMDPEHFLSLYKREGCISRDGAFITGGNREGGGNTNRPPPRSRSQPSSSTEDWFRSDPRAKHAVRQSPQSRPNDSLCFSAAPSVSGQRAELNTISLGRGDHPSAFVRQTSTGTRACITSPTPNPQSPPPPPPPPPPPPPPPLSLPSKANSSSSNSGCTQDTIHSVQSRQNHIQAVNPTLQQTDPFCNSLQRGRELKRSSSNVTASSGSVEVLFDKPTRSRSQQPLSPSVPQQGETKVQRRPTRKRLSKSYSQGSVSAHTCWSTGCTIDSRRASVAFPLQKDAKHMKGSQKLDTSPWRCNGPFSYCFFKRRSEVEEDEIEWERPRKSRGENDIENGSAAASAILPCGSAVDVAGEQLYGEVLNNMSFSDRLARINALKDRMYGFPSGFIDVRRDASELIALVRSSVGRCDRGPQMPLQDVSQFKQLLSVESKELGRACRRMAQAHSSPEEMLLAVTCSFQVLCCLCEACMCLVRGLGASASHQQREVVAKVDEVVMNYICLLKAAEAATVGAPGEHSVKALVRHSSTMSAIANALTRSLKTLLSK, encoded by the exons CCATAAGAACAAAATGTCAGGCTGGCCGCCCCCTTGCCCAGGCTCCTGGGGTGAACTGCAGGGGCCTCCATACAGCTGGGACAGCATGAACTGCACCAGGGAGGGACGGGACTTCCTCACCAA CCATGTGTCCCAGAGCAGTTCCCTGGAGGAGGTTCACCTGGACGGGGTCCCCCCCGCCCCTCGCCTGGTAGAGATGAGACGGGACCCAGTCCTGGGCTTTGGTTTTGTGGCAGGCAGTGAGAAACCAGTGGTGGTCCGCTCTGTCACACCAG gTGGTCCATCAGAGGGTAGGCTGTTGCCTGGCGATGAGATTATCATGATCAACGATGAACCCGTCAGCTCAGCTCCTAGAGAGCGAGTCATCGACCTCGTCAG GAGCTGCAAAGAATCCATCATGTTGACTGTTGTCCAACCGTTTCCC TCCCCTAAATCAGCGTTCATCAGTGCAGCCAAAAAAGCCATGCTCAAGTCCAATCCGGTCAAAGTGCGCTTTGCAGAGGAGGTCATTATAAACGGCCAGGTTCCA AACCCGGTGAAGGACAACTCTCTTCTGTTCATGCCAAATGTCCTGAAGGTCTACCTGGAGAACGGGCAGACAAAGTCTTTTCGCTTCGACAGCAGTACCTCtatcaag GATGTGATCCTGACCCTGCAAGagaagctgtcaatcaaatgcATCGAGCACTTCTCCCTGGTGTTGGAGCACAGGACGGAAGGCTCTGGAAGCAAACTGCTTCTCCTGCATGAACGGGAGATGCTTACTCAG GTGACGCAGAGGCCTGGCTGTGACAAGATGAAATGTTTCTTTAGGATCAGCTTTGTGCCCAGGGACCCTGTGGAGCTGCTCCGAAGAGACGCTGTGGCATTTGAATACCTCTATGTACAG AGTTGTAACGATGTGGTCTTGGAACGGTTCGGCCCGGAGCTGAAGTACGATGCTGCGCTACGATTGGCTGCTCTGCAGATGTACATCCTTACCATGACAACCAGACAAAGCCAGAAGGTCTCCCTGAAATACATCCA AAAGGAGTGGGGTCTGCCACTGTTTCTGCCTCCCGTCGTGCTGTCCAGCATGAAGGAGAAAAACATCAAgaaggctctgacacacatcCTAAAAACCAACCAGAACCTTGTGCCTCCAGGGAAAAAA CTGACCGCGCTACAGGCCAAGGTGCACTATCTGAGGTACCTCAGCGAACTCCGACTTTATGGAGGGAGGGAGTTCAAATCAATACTTTTG CAAGGGGAGAAGCAGACAGAGGTGACGCTGTTAGTGGGCCCACGTTACGGCATCAGTCATATCATCAACACCCGGACCAACCTAGTGGCCCTGTTGGCCGACTTCAGCCATGTCAACCGCATAGAGATCCTCACTGAGGATGAGACCAACGTCCGACTGGAGCTGCATGTTCTGGATGTCCGG ccCATCACACTGATCATGGACTCCAGTGATGCAATGAACCTTGCCTGTCTAACAGCAGGCTACTACCGCCTCCTAGTGGATTCAAGGAGATCTATCTTCAGCATGCCCCACTGCAATAGCACAGGAGGGGAGGACAATA GTCAGGATCGTGTCCTGGAATGGCCATACAGCACATCTTTGGGGGACAACGAGGAGCCATTACCCAGCCAGGGAGAGGTCTACAACAGGGACTCTGAGTATTCAGACAATGGACGGAGAGAAAACAGCATCTCTCCTTACTCCCAGGAAACCCAAAACCCTGACAGAGACCTTGGGACACGGAGAAGTCCGTTgccccctcctctccccccctctACCAGACACAAACCTCAAGACTCGCCTCGGAGCGCCAaagtgtcatttatttttgggGGGGACCCACCCTTGAACCAACCTAAGAACATAGGCTACGAAAGGCTGTTGGAGAGCCCTGAGGTACCCGAGCACAGACCACCATACTTGCACAACAACACAGACTGCCGTCCACAGGACCGGGTGCCGTTTCAGTTCAGTGGTCTGACGCATGTCTATAGTAACATTATAACTGAGGAAGGTGGTGAGGAGCCACTGCTAAGGGATCTGTTTTATCGTGACACAACGGACGATGCGGAGGATGACGACGACGCTTCCTGCGAAGAAGACTCCACAGGCGGGACACCAGTGGGTGACGACAGAGGAGGTGGGGATGAAAACGGTGGCAACCAAGGAGGAGGGTTAGCCACTGCAGCCGGCAAAGCTTCCTTCCTCGTGCTTTCCGCTTCTACCGATGACATCATCGACCTGACGTCGCTGCCTCCTCCCGAGGGAGACCAGAGCGTTGACGAGGATGACGACGACACACTGCTGCAGACACTCAACCTAGCAATCGCAGCTCCACCACCAGGCTTTCGGGACAGTTCAGACGAGGACGCGGCGCCGGAGGGAAGGCCGCTAAGCACACGTGACAATGATGATATCCCAGTATCGTTAATTGATGCTGTTCCAACACGTGGGGAGGGGGAAGGGAGCaggggaggggagagaaggCTGGACAATGCGGTCATGAATACTCTACAGGCACTGGaggctctgtctgtctctgaacAGAGGCCTCCGCCGCCACCGCCACCCAACAGGAACAATCCAG GTGTTTACACGTCTCGAGGCCCCAGCCAAGAGTCGTCCTCCGATTCTGGCAATGAGACCAACTCCTCAGAGATGACTGAAATCTCGGAACTGGCTGCTACTCACAGGCTCAATGAGAGCCACATGCGTCTTCTTGTGGCCACAAGGGAAGGGTACCAACCTTTACTTGAGGAAAAAACAGAATTCCCCATCTCACCCAGCACAGCAGGAACAATACAGAAGAAAGCCCGTAGTCCAACACGACACCTTCAGCCTCCAGCAGTTCCTCCAAGACGAAGCCCCCTATTGGACACCGCATCATCAGGGCCGGACAGCTTGGTGGTGAGGTCCCAGACTAACCTCTCATGCACTCTACAGCGCCCAAGTTCCACCACACCAGGAGGCAAGCATCACAAAAAGTCTGCAGACTCCAGTGGGAAGTACAATACCTTCAGCACAAGGGAAGGGCATCAGGGTGAGAGTGGTGGGAGCCACTGCCATCTTGAAATGGACCAGCGCACTTCATTCTGTGAGAGAGGGGAAAGTCAAACAAGACAGAGTTCTTTTTTGGCAGAAAATCCTGTAGCTGAGGGCGTTGCAATGAACAATCTCCCCAATGACCATCACAGAACCCCCCGCCCTCCCTCCACTACCTCTGATCGCCTGTTAGATGTTGCCAACATGGGGGACTGTGGTGCAGATAATGGCACTGCAGCTGTTGAGCAAGATGAACATCTAGTTGTAGCATCATTGCTGTCCCCAACCAAAAAATCCAGATCAGAGGGGACCGACCAGGGATCGGACATACAAAATGATCATCCGCCAATTTCTAGACAGCAGAGTGTTGCACGGTTGTGTGAGTACCATCTAGCAAAACGGATTTCAAATTTGCAAGGAGAAGCCCACAGTTCACTACAGGGTTCTCTGTGTTCATCACTGGATGCTGGTGGCAGCACGAACAGTAGTGCCTGTGCCACCCCGACTGACTCACCACTTGGCCCTGGTGCGGTTGAATCAAAACGCCATCGTTTGCAAAGGCACCCACTTTCTAGTTCCTCCTCCTCATTACTCAGGGTGCTAAACTATGAAGATAACAAACCTGGACTTCCTCGTGGCGTCCCTAGCCAGAGCACTCAGGGAAAGGATCTCCACCCTCATGCAGACCCTGCCCTCCTTCGGAAAATGCTGCCCAACATTTACCCTCCTGCTGCTGGGGCTGAACCAGGCCGGCCCTCCTCAGCCACAGCGTCTAAGCATAAAGAGACCACAGGTACTGGGAGCAAGAGGCCCCACAATGATCTGCATGCTAAACAACAGGCCTGTTTTAAGGGCCTGAACCAGAAGGAAGGCAGTGAGGCCTACAGACAACTAATTAACTATCTAACAGTCAGCCAGATGCATCAGGGAGGGAAGCTGCATAGTGCAGGCATGGGAGGGGCAGTAAAAAAGGACACCAGGCGCTTTATCACTAGTAACCCTCAGCTTGTCGAAATGGTTAAGAATAGGGGGAACACTATTGCTCGCTGCCCATGTATGCCTTCCTCCATATCATCCCCATTCCTCAGCCCAAATGTAGTAACCCCTAATGCGACCACCGTGCAGCTGGCAAATAAAAATCCACAGTCATACCATTCTGCCACACTTCCTGCCAAACTCAAGAGAAGTTCTGACATGCATGCTCAGAGACTGAATGACATGAATGAGAGTTTAGATTTCAGGCAAGCTACTGCTGAGAGAAGAAGCTCTTTTTCTGGCTTGGAAAGTGAACTAGAGAGGAGTGGTATGGACCCAGAGCACTTCCTGTCACTGTATAAGAGAGAGGGCTGTATCAGTCGTGATGGGGCATTCATTACAGGTGGAAACCGTGAGGGTGGGGGTAACACTAACCGTCCCCCACCTCGGTCAAGAAGCCAACCTAGTAGCAGCACTGAGGACTGGTTCAGATCAGACCCGAGGGCAAAGCATGCAGTTCGTCAGTCTCCTCAGTCTCGTCCTAATGattctctttgtttctctgctgccccCAGTGTAAGTGGTCAACGAGCAGAACTCAACACCATCTCACTAGGAAGGGGAGACCACCCTTCTGCTTTTGTCAGGCAGACATCTACTGGCACTAGGGCTTGCATCACATCTCCAACTCCCAACCCACAATCTCCAccacctcccccaccaccaccaccaccacctcctccacctcctttgTCTCTTCCCTCGAAAGCCAACTCTAGCTCCAGCAACTCAGGATGCACACAGGATACCATCCATTCAGTCCAGTCCCGGCAGAATCACATTCAGGCTGTTAACCCAACCCTACAGCAGACAGATCCCTTCTGCAATAGCCTGCAACGGGGACGGGAGCTCAAGCGCAGCTCCAGCAACGTGACTGCCAGTTCTGGTAGTGTGGAGGTTCTGTTTGATAAGCCCACTCGAAGCCGGAGCCAGCAGCCCTTGTCACCATCTGTGCCCCAGCAAGGTGAGACCAAAGTCCAGCGGAGGCCAACAAGGAAGCGGCTCTCCAAGAGCTACTCCCAAGGATCTGTTTCTGCCCACACATGCTGGTCAACAGGCTGTACAATTGACAGTAGAAGGGCGTCTGTGGCATTTCCATTGCAGAAAGATGCTAAACACATGAAGGGCTCTCAAAAACTGGACACCAGTCCCTGGAGATGCAATGGGCCTTTTAGCTATTGTTTCTTTAAACGTAGGAGTGAGGTAGAAGAGGATGAGATTGAGTGGGAAAGGCCCAGAAAAAGCCGTGGTGAGAACGATATTGAGAATGGCAGTGCCGCTGCATCAGCCATATTGCCCTGTGGCTCGGCAGTGGATGTAGCTGGGGAGCAGCTTTATGGGGAGGTCCTCAATAACATGAGCTTTAGCGACCGTCTCGCACGAATCAATGCACTCAAGGACCGCATGTATGGCTTCCCTTCTGGCTTCATTGACGTCCGCCGTGACGCCAGTGAGCTCATTGCACTGGTGAGATCCAGCGTAGGTCGCTGCGATCGTGGACCCCAGATGCCTCTCCAGGACGTATCCCAGTTCAAGCAGCTCCTCTCTGTTGAGTCAAAAGAATTAGGCCGGGCATGCCGGAGGATGGCACAGGCCCACAGTAGTCCTGAGGAGATGCTGCTGGCTGTAACTTGTAGCTTCCAGGTGCTATGCTGTCTCTGCGAAGCTTGTATGTGTCTAGTTCGGGGGCTCGGAGCCTCAGCCTCACACCAACAGAGAGAGGTTGTGGCAAAGGTTGACGAGGTTGTCATGAACTATATCTGTTTACTCAAAGCTGCTGAGGCCGCCACCGTGGGAGCACCAGGGGAGCACAGCGTGAAAGCCCTGGTCCGCCACTCCAGTACCATGTCGGCCATTGCTAACGCACTCACCCGCTCCCTTAAAACGCTGCTTAGCAAATAG
- the LOC144512711 gene encoding uncharacterized protein LOC144512711, whose amino-acid sequence MAAVCQPRRALVEIPAPQPKIAARMRRSYLEILSARLAPSPFPRWRNSTSNTKRVHSLDLSIGGVWTGRIEEQQQQQQCEKMDEHHTPLSKQQLVQLIRSLILVEQSQEPRILASDLKYLQEDLQLKKANVYRSIPYSRLGSNRDAHCYRKAYPHLVAFKVSCQEWGQVLLRNKEWDAVLEHTLMAWRYTNELPQWDTANHNALREQCYSILAAHSLTALQHYHPGPDRGRELFRRLNMAQLHSQSIGPCIQELQRIMGCADDSSMDTRNTI is encoded by the exons ATGGCAGCTGTCTGCCAGCCACGACGTGCCTTGGTGGAAATACCTGCTCCACAGCCCAAAATTGCAG cTCGAATGAGAAGGTCCTATCTAGAAATTCTAAGTGCACGTTTGGCTCCATCTCCATTTCCAAGATGGAGAAACTCAACTTCAAACACAAAACGTGTGCACTCAC TGGACTTATCCATTGGTGGGGTGTGGACTGGGAGGatagaggagcagcagcagcagcagcagtgtgagaaGATGGACGAGCACCATACCCCTCTCTCCAAACAGCAGCTTGTACAGCTAATCAGATCCCTCATCTTAGTTGAACAG AGCCAAGAGCCCAGGATCCTAGCATCTGACTTGAAGTATCTCCAGGAAGACCTGCAGCTGAAGAAAGCAAATGTTTACAGGTCCATACCCTATTCACGGCTTGGCTCCAACAGGGATGCTCACTGCTACAGAAAGGCATATCCTCACCTGGTGGCCTTCAAA GTTTCGTGTCAGGAGTGGGGCCAAGTTCTTCTGAGGAACAAAGAGTGGGACGCTGTGTTGGAGCACACATTGATGGCATGGCGTTACACCAACGAGTTGCCACAGTGGGATACAGCAAACCATAATGCTCTCCGAGAACAGTGTTACAGCATTTTGGCAGCTCACAGCCTCACTGCTCTCCAGCACTACCACCCTGGACCAGACAGAGGACGCGAGCTGTTCAGAAG GTTGAATATGGCTCAGTTGCACAGCCAGTCAATTGGGCCATGTATACAGGAGTTGCAGAGGATTATGGGATGTGCTGATGACTCCTCCATGGACACAAGAAACACTATCTGA